The Streptomyces sp. NBC_01255 genome window below encodes:
- a CDS encoding glutamate decarboxylase — protein MPLHQGPDASAPQHERRLALNPFFGEADPIGGMTEAPPRHQLPDGPLPPMSAYQLVHDELMLDGNSRLNLATFVTTWMEPQAAVLMGECRDKNMIDKDEYPRTAELERRCVAMLAHLWNAPDPTTAVGCSTTGSSEACMLAGMALKRRWAKRNADRYAGGARPNLVMGVNVQVCWDKFCNFWEVEPRLVPMEGDRFHLDAESAAALCDENTIGVVAVLGSTFDGSYEPVAEICAALDALQERTGLDIPVHVDGASGAMIAPFLDEDLVWDFRLPRVSSINTSGHKFGLVYPGVGWALWRSPAELPEDLVFRVNYLGGDMPTFALNFSRPGAQVVAQYYTFLRLGREGYRVVQQTSRDVARGISERIEAMGDFQLLTRGNQLPVFAFTTAPDVTSFDVFDVSRRLRERGWLVPAYTFPVNREDLSVLRVVCRNGFSADLAELFVEDLSRLLPELRRQSQPFTHDKGAATSFHH, from the coding sequence ATGCCGCTGCACCAGGGTCCCGACGCCTCCGCGCCCCAACACGAGCGCCGGCTCGCGCTCAACCCCTTCTTCGGGGAAGCCGATCCCATCGGCGGCATGACCGAGGCCCCACCGCGCCACCAGCTCCCGGACGGGCCGCTGCCCCCGATGAGCGCCTACCAGCTCGTCCACGACGAGCTGATGCTCGACGGCAACTCCCGGCTCAACCTCGCCACCTTCGTCACCACCTGGATGGAGCCCCAGGCCGCCGTCCTGATGGGCGAGTGCCGCGACAAGAACATGATCGACAAGGACGAGTACCCGCGCACCGCCGAACTGGAGCGCCGCTGCGTCGCCATGCTCGCCCACCTGTGGAACGCCCCGGACCCGACCACGGCCGTCGGCTGCTCCACCACCGGCTCCAGCGAGGCCTGCATGCTCGCCGGCATGGCGCTCAAGCGCCGCTGGGCCAAGCGGAACGCCGACCGTTACGCAGGCGGCGCCCGCCCCAATCTGGTGATGGGCGTCAACGTCCAGGTCTGCTGGGACAAGTTCTGCAACTTCTGGGAGGTCGAGCCCCGGCTCGTCCCCATGGAGGGCGACCGCTTCCACCTCGACGCCGAGTCCGCCGCCGCGCTCTGCGACGAGAACACCATCGGCGTCGTCGCCGTCCTCGGCTCCACCTTCGACGGCTCCTACGAACCGGTCGCCGAGATCTGCGCCGCCCTGGACGCCCTCCAGGAACGCACCGGCCTCGACATCCCCGTCCACGTCGACGGAGCCTCCGGCGCCATGATCGCCCCCTTCCTCGACGAGGACCTGGTGTGGGACTTCCGCCTCCCCCGCGTCTCCTCGATCAACACCTCCGGCCACAAGTTCGGCCTGGTCTACCCGGGCGTCGGCTGGGCACTGTGGCGCTCGCCCGCCGAACTCCCCGAGGACCTCGTCTTCCGGGTCAACTACCTGGGCGGCGACATGCCCACCTTCGCCCTCAACTTCTCCCGGCCGGGCGCCCAGGTCGTCGCGCAGTACTACACCTTCCTGAGGCTCGGCCGGGAAGGCTACCGGGTGGTGCAGCAGACCTCCCGTGACGTCGCCCGGGGCATCTCCGAACGCATCGAGGCCATGGGCGACTTCCAGCTCCTCACCCGCGGAAACCAACTACCCGTCTTCGCCTTCACCACCGCACCCGACGTCACCTCCTTCGACGTCTTCGACGTCTCCCGGCGGCTGCGCGAACGGGGCTGGCTGGTCCCCGCCTACACCTTCCCCGTCAACCGCGAGGACCTGTCCGTCCTGCGCGTGGTCTGCCGCAACGGCTTCTCGGCCGACCTCGCCGAACTGTTCGTCGAGGACCTGAGCCGACTGCTGCCCGAACTGCGGCGCCAGTCCCAGCCGTTCACCCACGACAAGGGCGCGGCGACCTCCTTCCACCACTGA
- a CDS encoding ion channel protein, which yields MATDHVPPAPSPSPAESPHPVQLRQIPPALAIGVAASLVLLGVSALAEEFQGVLWNDLPDALGIGGYSSLWIIIMLTATGIAVGLVVWKVPGHAGPDPASGGLGGAPLAPGVVPGLLVAATFALAGGVSLGPEYPIITANIALTYWVGRKAQPTVPAAAWVALASAATIGALFGTPVAAALVISEALVGQPGRGSLWDRLFLPLVAAGAGSMTTELLAEPTFDMGLPPLTDPGWGDLLAALVIASAAAVFGLASCYLFPYLHAAFKRLRHPMLMLPLGGLVLGLLGALGGQLTLFKGLEQVKELTSSIGSWSSGELAKLAVVKLLALLVAASCGFRGGRIFPAVFIGAAFGLLAQALVPEVHPAVAVSSAVLGVLLATTRLGWISLFTGAVLAPSPAMLAVLCLATLPAWLIVTGRPQLELDDEGKSLH from the coding sequence GTGGCCACTGATCATGTTCCGCCCGCGCCGTCACCCTCCCCCGCGGAGTCCCCCCACCCGGTCCAGCTACGGCAGATCCCGCCCGCGCTCGCGATCGGCGTCGCGGCGAGCCTGGTGCTCCTGGGGGTCAGCGCCCTCGCGGAGGAGTTCCAGGGAGTGCTCTGGAACGACCTGCCGGACGCCCTCGGCATCGGCGGCTACTCCTCCCTCTGGATCATCATCATGCTCACCGCGACCGGTATCGCCGTGGGCCTCGTCGTGTGGAAGGTGCCGGGACACGCCGGCCCCGACCCGGCCTCCGGAGGTCTCGGCGGGGCGCCACTCGCCCCCGGTGTGGTGCCGGGCCTGCTGGTCGCGGCCACCTTCGCCCTGGCCGGCGGGGTCAGCCTCGGCCCCGAGTATCCGATCATCACGGCCAACATCGCCCTCACCTACTGGGTCGGCCGCAAGGCCCAGCCCACGGTGCCCGCCGCCGCCTGGGTCGCCCTCGCCTCGGCCGCCACCATCGGCGCCCTCTTCGGTACGCCGGTGGCCGCCGCCCTCGTCATCTCCGAGGCCCTGGTGGGGCAGCCGGGCCGCGGCTCCCTCTGGGACCGGCTCTTCCTGCCGCTCGTCGCCGCCGGCGCCGGATCGATGACCACGGAGCTGCTCGCCGAGCCGACCTTCGACATGGGGCTGCCGCCGCTGACCGACCCCGGCTGGGGCGACCTCCTCGCAGCCCTGGTCATCGCCTCCGCCGCGGCCGTCTTCGGCCTCGCCTCCTGCTACCTCTTCCCCTACCTCCACGCCGCCTTCAAGCGCCTGCGCCACCCGATGCTGATGCTGCCCCTCGGCGGGCTCGTCCTCGGCCTCCTGGGCGCCCTCGGCGGGCAGCTGACCCTCTTCAAGGGGCTGGAGCAGGTCAAGGAGCTCACCTCCTCGATCGGCAGCTGGTCCTCCGGCGAACTGGCCAAGCTGGCCGTGGTCAAACTCCTCGCCCTCCTCGTCGCCGCCTCCTGCGGCTTCCGGGGCGGCCGCATCTTCCCCGCCGTCTTCATCGGGGCCGCCTTCGGACTGCTCGCCCAGGCGCTCGTCCCCGAGGTCCACCCCGCCGTCGCCGTCTCCTCCGCCGTCCTCGGCGTCCTGCTCGCCACCACCCGGCTGGGCTGGATCAGCCTCTTCACCGGGGCCGTCCTCGCCCCCTCCCCCGCGATGCTCGCCGTGCTCTGCCTGGCCACCCTCCCGGCCTGGCTGATCGTCACCGGACGCCCCCAGCTCGAACTCGACGACGAGGGCAAATCCCTGCACTGA
- a CDS encoding YbjQ family protein produces the protein MGIEEYGGGQGPHPDVLVVTTNDVPGYEVRQVIGEVFGLTVRSRHLGSQIGAGLKSMIGGELKGLTKTLVQTRNQAMERLVEQAQARGANAVLMFRFDVTEAADVGTEVCAYGTAVVIAPRA, from the coding sequence ATGGGCATCGAGGAGTACGGAGGCGGCCAGGGTCCGCACCCTGACGTGCTGGTCGTGACGACGAACGACGTGCCGGGCTATGAGGTCCGGCAGGTCATCGGTGAGGTCTTCGGGCTCACCGTGCGCTCGCGCCACCTGGGCAGCCAGATCGGCGCGGGGCTGAAGTCGATGATCGGCGGCGAGCTGAAGGGTCTGACGAAGACGCTGGTCCAGACCCGCAACCAGGCGATGGAACGGCTGGTGGAACAGGCCCAGGCGCGCGGTGCGAACGCCGTGCTGATGTTCCGCTTCGACGTGACGGAGGCGGCGGACGTGGGCACGGAGGTCTGCGCCTACGGCACGGCCGTCGTGATCGCGCCCCGCGCCTGA
- a CDS encoding DedA family protein: MNTLALGPSWLDPDFLIDTFGPIGVLAIVFAESGLLIGFFLPGDSLLFTTGLLITTGKLDMPLWLMCTLIVAAAVIGDQVGYLFGRKVGPALFTRPNSKLFKQENVEKAHEFFEKHGPKSLILARFVPIVRTFTPIIAGVSKMNYRQFITFNIIGGVLWGAGVTLLGASLGKVEFVHQHIEAILVGIVLLSVVPIVIEYLRARSQSKKAKADGDHGDQTGHGGHGGHDAPGTPNPPASPRGRHAKR; the protein is encoded by the coding sequence GTGAACACGCTTGCCCTCGGACCGAGCTGGCTGGACCCCGACTTTCTGATCGACACCTTTGGTCCGATCGGTGTCCTGGCCATCGTCTTCGCCGAGTCCGGCCTCCTGATCGGGTTCTTCCTGCCCGGCGACTCGCTGCTTTTCACCACCGGCCTGCTGATCACGACCGGCAAGCTGGACATGCCGCTGTGGCTGATGTGCACGCTGATCGTGGCCGCGGCGGTCATCGGCGACCAGGTCGGCTACCTCTTCGGCCGGAAGGTCGGCCCGGCGCTCTTCACACGCCCCAACTCCAAGCTCTTCAAGCAGGAGAACGTCGAGAAGGCGCACGAGTTCTTCGAGAAGCACGGCCCGAAGTCGCTGATCCTGGCCCGCTTCGTCCCCATCGTGCGGACCTTCACGCCGATCATCGCCGGCGTCAGCAAGATGAACTACCGCCAGTTCATCACGTTCAACATCATCGGCGGTGTGCTGTGGGGCGCGGGCGTGACCCTGCTCGGCGCCTCCCTCGGCAAGGTCGAATTCGTGCACCAGCACATCGAGGCGATCCTCGTCGGGATCGTCCTCCTCTCCGTGGTCCCGATCGTGATCGAGTACCTCCGGGCCCGCTCCCAGTCCAAGAAGGCCAAGGCCGACGGCGACCACGGCGACCAGACCGGCCACGGGGGCCACGGCGGGCACGACGCCCCCGGCACCCCCAACCCCCCGGCCTCCCCCCGCGGCCGCCACGCCAAGCGCTAG
- a CDS encoding threonine/serine exporter family protein: protein MVAEPDGSKGAPDDAPEDRKPQSDEARSAFVPPAGVEQPAPPEEEHPTSEFALPPGLTAEPPAEQEGSAFATPATYTAKDSPPAFTPAYGVPLVRLPHNAPWQDQMRTMLRLPVGERPVPEAPRKEDEAGPSVPRVLDLTLRIGELLLAGGEGAEDVEAAMFVICRSYGLDRVEPTVTFTLLSVTYQPSLVDDPVTANRTVRRRGTDYTRLAAVYTLLADINAQAHEVTPEEAYRRLAEIRRNRHPYPGWVLTAAAGVLAGAASVLLGGGLTVFFVAALGAVLGDRLAWLCAGRGLPEFYQFLVAAMPPAAMGVLLTMLHAELRPSAVITGGLFALIPGRALVAAVQDGLTGFYITASARLLEVAYFFVAIVVGVLSVLYVAVQFDAQLNPEGALRAVERPVTQILASMVLCATFAILLQQSRATVLFATLNGGVAWVIYASIAVTAEGSTVMATAVAAGLVGLFGQLIARYHHTSSLPYVTAAIGPLLPGSATYFGVLAIAQNNLDQGFASLAKAAALALAIAIGVNLGGELARLFMQAPGAASARRAAKRTRGF from the coding sequence GTGGTGGCGGAGCCGGACGGCTCGAAGGGTGCCCCGGACGATGCTCCGGAGGACCGGAAGCCGCAGTCGGACGAGGCGCGGAGCGCGTTCGTCCCACCGGCCGGGGTGGAGCAGCCCGCGCCGCCGGAGGAGGAGCATCCGACCTCCGAGTTCGCGCTGCCGCCGGGTCTTACGGCGGAGCCGCCGGCCGAGCAGGAGGGTTCGGCGTTCGCGACGCCGGCCACGTACACGGCGAAGGACTCGCCGCCCGCGTTCACCCCGGCGTACGGGGTGCCCCTGGTGCGGCTGCCGCACAACGCTCCGTGGCAGGACCAGATGCGGACCATGCTCCGGCTGCCGGTGGGTGAGCGGCCGGTGCCGGAGGCGCCGCGCAAGGAGGACGAGGCGGGGCCTTCGGTGCCGCGTGTCCTCGACCTGACCCTGCGCATCGGCGAGCTGCTGCTCGCGGGCGGGGAGGGCGCGGAGGACGTCGAGGCGGCGATGTTCGTGATCTGCCGCTCGTACGGTCTGGACCGGGTCGAGCCGACGGTGACCTTCACCCTGCTGTCCGTCACGTACCAGCCGTCGCTCGTGGACGACCCGGTCACGGCGAACCGGACGGTACGGCGGCGGGGCACGGACTACACGCGGCTCGCGGCGGTGTACACGCTGCTCGCCGACATCAACGCGCAGGCGCACGAGGTGACGCCCGAGGAGGCGTACCGGAGGCTCGCGGAGATACGGCGGAACCGGCATCCGTATCCGGGGTGGGTCCTCACGGCGGCGGCGGGGGTGCTGGCGGGTGCGGCCTCGGTGCTGCTCGGCGGCGGCCTGACGGTCTTCTTCGTGGCGGCGCTGGGCGCGGTGCTCGGCGACCGGCTGGCGTGGCTGTGCGCGGGGCGCGGGCTGCCGGAGTTCTACCAGTTCCTGGTGGCGGCGATGCCGCCGGCGGCGATGGGCGTGCTCCTGACGATGCTCCACGCGGAGCTGCGGCCTTCGGCGGTGATCACCGGTGGTCTGTTCGCGCTGATTCCGGGGCGGGCGCTGGTGGCGGCCGTGCAGGACGGTCTGACCGGTTTCTACATCACGGCGTCGGCGCGGCTGCTGGAGGTCGCGTACTTCTTCGTCGCGATCGTGGTGGGCGTGCTGTCCGTGCTGTACGTCGCGGTGCAGTTCGACGCGCAGCTGAACCCGGAGGGCGCGCTGCGGGCGGTGGAGCGGCCGGTGACGCAGATCCTGGCGTCGATGGTGCTGTGCGCGACCTTCGCGATCCTGTTGCAGCAGTCGCGGGCGACGGTGCTCTTCGCGACGCTGAACGGCGGGGTGGCGTGGGTGATCTACGCGTCGATCGCGGTGACGGCGGAGGGTTCGACGGTGATGGCGACGGCCGTGGCGGCGGGCCTGGTGGGGCTCTTCGGGCAGCTGATCGCGCGGTATCACCACACGTCGTCGCTGCCGTACGTGACGGCGGCGATCGGCCCGCTGCTGCCTGGTTCGGCGACGTACTTCGGGGTGCTCGCGATCGCCCAGAACAATCTGGACCAGGGCTTCGCCTCGTTGGCGAAGGCGGCGGCCCTGGCCCTGGCGATCGCGATCGGCGTGAACCTGGGAGGCGAGCTGGCGCGCCTCTTCATGCAGGCCCCCGGTGCGGCGTCGGCCCGTCGGGCCGCGAAGCGCACCAGGGGCTTCTAG
- a CDS encoding inorganic diphosphatase has translation MEFDVLIEIPKGSRNKYEVDHETGRIRLDRRLFTSTAYPTDYGYVENTLGEDGDPLDALVILDEPTFPGCLIKCRAIGMFRMTDEAGGDDKLLCVPATDPRMEHLRDIHHVSEFDRLEIQHFFEVYKDLEPGKSVEGADWVGRAEAEEEIEKSYARAKEQGGH, from the coding sequence GTGGAGTTCGACGTTCTCATCGAGATCCCCAAGGGATCGCGGAACAAGTACGAGGTCGACCACGAGACGGGTCGCATCCGCCTGGACCGTCGTCTCTTCACGTCGACGGCCTACCCGACCGACTACGGCTACGTCGAGAACACCCTCGGCGAGGACGGCGACCCGCTGGACGCGCTCGTCATCCTCGACGAGCCCACCTTCCCGGGCTGCCTGATCAAGTGCCGCGCCATCGGCATGTTCCGCATGACGGACGAGGCGGGCGGCGACGACAAGCTGCTGTGCGTCCCGGCCACCGACCCGCGGATGGAGCACCTGCGGGACATCCACCACGTGTCGGAGTTCGACCGTCTGGAGATCCAGCACTTCTTCGAGGTCTACAAGGACCTGGAGCCGGGCAAGTCGGTCGAGGGTGCGGACTGGGTCGGTCGCGCCGAGGCCGAGGAAGAGATCGAGAAGTCCTACGCGCGTGCCAAGGAGCAGGGCGGCCACTGA
- the dacB gene encoding D-alanyl-D-alanine carboxypeptidase/D-alanyl-D-alanine endopeptidase — translation MPEPRKWQLTAGSAALGLALAAVAVTAAGPWDSGQRTAERARAAAPSTGGARHAPPPAPAAPHRPAPHRPAPAPSAPGVLPALHAPAAAGRPADLAATLVPLLADPGLGPLRTASVVDTATGTQLYGEGAGTPMTPASTVKIATVAAALSALGPDHRIPTTVTASADGRTVTLTGGGDPTLDPARLKRLAADTARALTARGHTAPVRLTYDTSLYQGPELHPIGPNENLAPVTALMTREGRLDKSSSGPAPRTADPAGDTATAFAALLTDAGVKVTGAPTPAPDTDRAPKTTPTPKTTPTPKTTPAAPKVTAPLAVTHSAPLADLAERTLTHSDNDLAEALARQTAIAHKQPASFEGAGKAVRDELAELGLPLAGARFADGSGLDRRDRVSAALLTALLTRAADPAHPALRPVLTGLPIGGFTGTLAGRFDIAPATAGAGLVRAKTGTLTGVNTLAGTVVTADGRLLAFAFLAGSTLSPYEAQPALDRLSAALAGQN, via the coding sequence ATGCCGGAGCCGAGGAAGTGGCAGCTCACGGCGGGCTCCGCCGCCCTCGGTCTGGCACTGGCCGCCGTGGCGGTGACCGCGGCAGGCCCATGGGACTCGGGTCAGCGTACGGCCGAGCGGGCCCGCGCCGCCGCCCCCTCGACGGGTGGCGCACGTCACGCCCCGCCCCCGGCCCCCGCCGCACCCCACCGCCCCGCACCCCACCGCCCCGCGCCCGCGCCCAGCGCCCCCGGCGTCCTCCCCGCACTCCACGCCCCGGCCGCCGCCGGGCGCCCCGCGGACCTCGCCGCCACCCTCGTACCGCTCCTCGCCGACCCCGGCCTCGGCCCCCTCCGCACGGCCTCCGTCGTCGACACCGCCACCGGCACCCAGCTGTACGGCGAAGGCGCCGGCACCCCCATGACCCCCGCCTCCACCGTCAAGATCGCCACCGTCGCCGCCGCGCTCTCCGCCCTCGGCCCCGACCACCGCATCCCCACCACCGTCACCGCCTCCGCCGACGGCCGCACCGTCACCCTCACGGGCGGCGGCGACCCCACCCTCGACCCGGCCCGCCTGAAGCGCCTCGCCGCCGACACCGCCCGCGCCCTCACGGCCCGCGGCCACACCGCCCCCGTACGGCTCACCTACGACACGAGCCTCTACCAGGGCCCCGAGCTCCACCCCATCGGCCCCAACGAGAACCTCGCCCCCGTCACGGCCCTCATGACCCGCGAGGGACGCCTCGACAAGAGCAGCAGCGGCCCCGCGCCCCGCACCGCCGACCCGGCCGGCGACACCGCCACCGCCTTCGCCGCCCTCCTCACCGACGCCGGCGTCAAGGTCACCGGAGCACCCACACCCGCACCGGACACCGACCGCGCCCCGAAGACGACGCCCACCCCGAAGACCACGCCCACCCCGAAGACCACCCCCGCCGCCCCGAAGGTCACCGCCCCCCTCGCCGTCACCCACTCCGCCCCCCTCGCCGACCTCGCCGAACGCACCCTCACCCACAGCGACAACGACCTCGCCGAGGCCCTCGCCCGGCAGACCGCGATCGCCCACAAGCAGCCCGCGAGCTTCGAGGGCGCCGGGAAGGCCGTACGGGACGAACTCGCCGAGCTCGGCCTCCCCCTCGCCGGCGCCCGCTTCGCCGACGGCAGCGGACTCGACCGCCGCGACCGCGTCTCCGCCGCCCTGCTCACCGCCCTCCTCACCCGCGCGGCCGACCCCGCGCACCCCGCCCTCCGCCCGGTCCTCACCGGCCTGCCCATCGGCGGCTTCACCGGCACCCTCGCCGGCCGCTTCGACATCGCCCCCGCCACCGCAGGCGCCGGACTCGTCCGCGCCAAGACCGGCACCCTCACGGGCGTCAACACCCTCGCCGGCACCGTCGTCACCGCCGACGGACGACTCCTCGCCTTCGCGTTCCTCGCCGGCAGCACCCTCTCCCCGTACGAGGCCCAGCCCGCCCTCGACCGGCTCTCCGCAGCCCTCGCCGGCCAGAACTGA
- a CDS encoding zinc-dependent metalloprotease: MTSIGGAGTSGMVDWNLAVATATRLVRPGPEVSRDEAREVVAELRKHAKVSEQHVRAYTRMLPEGADVHDTPVLVVDRAGWIKANVAGFRELLTPLLGKMQERRSTTPGNAVLGAVGGKVTGVELGMLLSFLASRILGQYETFAPATRDLPAGANGGGRLLLVAPNIVHVERELDVSPHDFRLWVCLHEETHRTQFTAVPWLRDHLQGEIQSFLAATEVDPGTVVERLREAAQALVGGRPEGEQGEPAPSLVEIVQTPEQREILGRLTAVMSLLEGHADYVMDGVGPEVVPSVAEIREKFQQRRARGASRLDLALRKLLGLDAKLRQYRDGERFVRAVVDQVGMDGFNRVWTSPNTLPTKSEIAAPADWIARVHRKADS, encoded by the coding sequence ATGACGAGCATCGGTGGCGCAGGCACATCCGGGATGGTCGACTGGAACCTCGCGGTCGCGACCGCGACCCGCCTCGTGCGGCCCGGACCCGAAGTCAGCCGCGACGAGGCCCGCGAGGTCGTCGCCGAACTCCGCAAGCACGCCAAAGTCTCCGAGCAACACGTCCGCGCCTACACCCGGATGCTCCCCGAGGGCGCCGACGTCCACGACACCCCCGTCCTCGTCGTCGACCGCGCCGGCTGGATCAAGGCCAACGTCGCCGGCTTCCGCGAACTCCTCACCCCACTCCTCGGCAAGATGCAGGAACGCCGCTCGACCACCCCCGGGAACGCCGTCCTCGGCGCCGTCGGCGGCAAGGTCACCGGCGTCGAACTCGGCATGCTCCTGTCCTTCCTCGCCTCCCGCATCCTCGGCCAGTACGAGACCTTCGCCCCTGCCACCCGCGACCTCCCCGCAGGCGCAAACGGCGGCGGACGCCTCCTCCTCGTCGCCCCCAACATCGTCCACGTCGAACGCGAACTCGACGTCTCGCCCCACGACTTCCGGCTCTGGGTCTGCCTCCACGAGGAGACCCACCGCACCCAGTTCACCGCCGTCCCCTGGCTCCGCGACCACCTCCAGGGCGAGATCCAGTCCTTCCTCGCCGCCACCGAGGTCGACCCCGGCACCGTCGTCGAACGCCTCCGCGAAGCCGCCCAGGCCCTCGTCGGCGGCCGCCCCGAGGGCGAGCAGGGCGAACCCGCCCCCTCCCTCGTCGAAATCGTCCAGACCCCCGAGCAGCGCGAGATCCTCGGCCGCCTCACCGCCGTCATGTCCCTCCTCGAAGGCCACGCCGACTACGTCATGGACGGCGTCGGCCCCGAAGTCGTCCCCTCCGTCGCCGAGATCCGCGAGAAGTTCCAGCAGCGCCGCGCCCGCGGCGCCTCCCGCCTCGACCTCGCCCTGCGCAAGCTCCTCGGCCTCGACGCCAAACTCCGCCAGTACCGCGACGGCGAGCGCTTCGTCCGCGCCGTCGTCGACCAGGTCGGCATGGACGGCTTCAACCGCGTGTGGACCTCCCCCAACACGCTCCCCACCAAGTCCGAGATCGCCGCCCCCGCCGACTGGATCGCGAGGGTGCACCGTAAGGCAGACTCGTGA
- the tilS gene encoding tRNA lysidine(34) synthetase TilS produces the protein MGPHPAVAAIRLAVRRVLHDVLTEHQTDLTTAHDGREPLVLVACSGGADSMALASALAFETRKLPVRGGGITVDHGLQDGSDTRATEVAGRMTALGLTPVEAVTVTVGREGGPEAAARDARYTALDAAAERHGAAAILLGHTRDDQAETVLLGLARGSGIRSLSGMAAVSGAAGRYRRPFLQLDRHTIRKACIAQELAVWDDPHNSDPAYTRSRIRHEGLPALEKALGKGVVEALARTAQLSRDDADALDTWAADAETSVRDEAGTLECAKLFGLPSAVRRRVLRRAVIAEGAPAGSLFARHIEEVDRLITGWRGQGAINLPGRVEARRQGGRLVIRQG, from the coding sequence ATGGGTCCCCATCCTGCGGTCGCGGCGATACGCCTGGCGGTCCGCCGCGTACTCCACGACGTTCTCACCGAGCACCAGACCGACCTCACCACCGCGCACGACGGACGCGAACCCCTCGTGCTCGTCGCCTGCTCCGGCGGCGCCGACTCGATGGCGCTCGCCTCCGCACTCGCCTTCGAGACCCGCAAACTTCCCGTACGCGGCGGCGGCATCACCGTCGACCACGGCCTCCAGGACGGCTCCGACACCCGGGCCACCGAGGTCGCCGGACGCATGACCGCCCTCGGCCTCACCCCCGTCGAGGCCGTCACCGTCACCGTCGGCCGCGAAGGCGGACCCGAGGCCGCCGCGCGCGACGCGCGCTACACCGCCCTCGACGCCGCCGCCGAGCGCCACGGAGCCGCCGCGATCCTCCTCGGCCACACCCGCGACGACCAGGCGGAAACCGTCCTCCTCGGCCTCGCCCGCGGCTCCGGCATCCGCTCCCTCTCCGGCATGGCCGCCGTCTCCGGCGCCGCCGGCCGCTACCGCCGCCCCTTCCTCCAGCTCGACCGCCACACGATCCGCAAGGCCTGCATCGCGCAGGAACTCGCCGTCTGGGACGACCCCCACAACAGCGACCCCGCGTACACCCGCTCCCGAATCCGCCACGAGGGCCTCCCCGCCCTGGAGAAGGCCCTCGGCAAGGGCGTCGTCGAAGCCCTCGCCCGTACGGCCCAGCTCTCCCGGGACGACGCCGACGCCCTCGACACCTGGGCCGCCGACGCCGAGACCTCCGTACGCGACGAGGCGGGCACCCTGGAGTGCGCCAAGCTCTTCGGCCTGCCCTCCGCCGTACGCCGCCGCGTCCTGCGCCGCGCCGTCATCGCCGAGGGCGCCCCCGCCGGCTCCCTCTTCGCCCGCCACATCGAGGAAGTCGACCGGCTCATCACCGGCTGGCGCGGCCAAGGGGCCATCAACCTGCCCGGACGCGTCGAAGCCCGCCGCCAGGGTGGCAGACTGGTCATCCGGCAAGGCTGA
- the hpt gene encoding hypoxanthine phosphoribosyltransferase: protein MGTDLQSVLITKEEIDAKLAELAAKIDAEYAGKDLLIVGVLKGAVMVMADLARALSTPVTMDWMAVSSYGAGTQSSGVVRILKDLDTDIKGKHVLIVEDIIDSGLTLSWLLSNLGSREPASLEVCTLLRKPEAAKVAIDVKWIGFDIPNEFVVGYGLDYAEKYRNLPFVGTLAPHVYGG from the coding sequence ATGGGCACCGACCTCCAGTCGGTGCTCATCACCAAGGAAGAGATCGACGCCAAGCTGGCAGAGCTGGCCGCGAAGATCGACGCGGAATACGCGGGCAAGGACCTGCTCATCGTCGGCGTCCTCAAGGGCGCGGTGATGGTGATGGCGGACCTGGCTCGCGCCCTGTCCACCCCCGTCACCATGGACTGGATGGCCGTCTCCTCCTACGGCGCCGGCACCCAGTCCTCCGGCGTCGTCAGGATCCTCAAGGACCTCGACACCGACATCAAGGGCAAGCACGTCCTGATCGTCGAGGACATCATCGACTCCGGCCTGACCCTGTCCTGGCTGCTGTCGAACCTCGGCTCCCGCGAGCCCGCCTCCCTGGAGGTCTGCACCCTCCTGCGGAAGCCCGAGGCGGCCAAGGTCGCGATCGACGTCAAGTGGATCGGCTTCGACATTCCCAACGAGTTCGTCGTCGGCTACGGCCTCGACTACGCGGAGAAGTACCGGAACCTTCCGTTCGTCGGCACGCTCGCCCCGCACGTCTACGGCGGCTGA